The proteins below are encoded in one region of Clostridium fermenticellae:
- the dnaJ gene encoding molecular chaperone DnaJ: protein MANKDYYEVLGLQKGASDDEIKKAFRKLALKYHPDRNQGNKEAEERFKEINEAYQVLSDPQKKSQYDQFGTTDFGGSQGFSGAQGFDFSDLGGFGDIFDSFFGGGFGGSSRKRKNAPQKGNDLEYSISLTFEEAVFGAEKQISITRSEKCEKCNGTGAKHGTKPHTCDKCGGTGQVRIQRNTPLGSFVSMSTCDKCGGKGTIIKDPCPECKGRGSVRKQRRIKVNIPAGVDTGNVIPIRGQGEHGVNGGPAGDLYINIRVGNHPKFKRKQFDIYIDEHISFGSAVLGTELKVATIDGDVKYQIPSGTQSGTVFRLKGKGVPRVNSHGRGDQYVNIIVDIPKNLNKKQKDALYAFMVASGELPDSEGNKKSFMDKIKDNFK from the coding sequence ATGGCAAATAAAGATTATTATGAAGTTCTTGGGTTGCAAAAAGGTGCAAGTGATGATGAGATAAAGAAAGCATTTAGAAAACTAGCTCTAAAGTACCATCCAGATAGAAATCAAGGAAATAAAGAGGCTGAAGAAAGATTTAAAGAGATCAATGAGGCTTACCAAGTACTTTCGGATCCTCAGAAAAAATCCCAGTATGATCAGTTTGGAACGACTGATTTTGGCGGATCTCAGGGATTTAGTGGTGCGCAAGGATTTGATTTTTCGGATCTTGGTGGATTTGGTGATATATTTGACTCATTTTTTGGAGGCGGCTTTGGTGGCAGCAGCAGAAAAAGAAAGAATGCCCCACAAAAAGGAAATGATCTTGAATATAGCATAAGTTTAACCTTTGAAGAGGCGGTTTTTGGTGCTGAAAAACAGATAAGTATAACTAGAAGTGAAAAATGTGAAAAATGTAATGGTACTGGTGCAAAACATGGAACTAAGCCTCATACTTGTGACAAATGTGGTGGAACTGGTCAGGTTAGAATTCAAAGAAATACTCCGCTTGGAAGTTTTGTAAGTATGAGTACATGTGATAAATGTGGTGGTAAAGGTACTATAATAAAAGATCCTTGCCCGGAGTGCAAAGGGAGAGGAAGTGTAAGAAAACAGAGAAGGATAAAGGTAAACATACCAGCCGGTGTAGATACAGGAAATGTAATCCCAATTAGAGGACAAGGTGAACATGGAGTAAATGGGGGCCCTGCTGGAGATTTATATATAAATATAAGGGTTGGCAATCATCCTAAATTTAAGAGAAAACAGTTTGATATATATATAGATGAGCATATAAGCTTTGGCAGTGCAGTATTAGGTACTGAACTTAAAGTAGCAACCATTGATGGTGATGTCAAATATCAAATACCTTCAGGAACACAATCTGGAACTGTATTTAGATTAAAGGGAAAAGGAGTTCCTAGGGTAAATAGTCATGGAAGGGGAGATCAATATGTAAATATAATTGTTGATATTCCCAAGAATTTAAATAAAAAGCAGAAAGATGCTTTATACGCATTTATGGTTGCTAGTGGTGAATTACCAGATTCAGAGGGTAATAAAAAGTCTTTTATGGATAAAATTAAAGATAACTTTAAGTAA